From a region of the Paenibacillus lutimineralis genome:
- a CDS encoding PLP-dependent aminotransferase family protein, with protein sequence MQNMQNIYASIYESIKKDIVEGKLGANDRLPSIREQARQLSVSTTPVEAAYQQLAAEGFIESLPRKGFFVAALPVSYGQFTLSDHQSKSVHFERERVIEDAYLYDFHLCKNDFTGFPINHWKRLLTDTLRDEYNELLFYGDYQGEAGLREELAAYLYRIRGVVCRKEQIVIGAEQHLLLHYLAILLKDISPVMAMEDPCYPLLPYTFQAEGYEISYVTEADQGIDISRLLQTSARIVAVSPSHQYPGGRVMPINERMELLRWAEAHGGYIIEDDYGGELRYLGQPVPALQGLAPGANVVYIGGFSQILAPDICTHYMVLPDSLLDAYHHLRRRLWFEQSSSRIYQRTLEKFMEQGYFEKHVRRMRNLYRKKSHQLAEALQTHFQGYGEVISPHAGFHLILSIQASASEQELVELARSHGIVVASATAFYGDKSVYYPKRRFLIGFGGVVWERIDEGVALLRQIWEPYFLVEGKPFI encoded by the coding sequence ATGCAGAACATGCAAAACATCTATGCTTCAATCTATGAATCTATCAAGAAAGACATTGTCGAGGGAAAGTTAGGCGCTAACGATCGTCTGCCCTCGATTCGGGAGCAAGCCCGGCAATTATCGGTCAGTACGACCCCGGTAGAAGCGGCATATCAGCAACTAGCCGCGGAGGGATTCATAGAGAGCCTTCCACGAAAAGGGTTCTTTGTTGCTGCCCTTCCCGTTTCATACGGGCAATTTACGCTGTCTGATCATCAGAGTAAGTCTGTCCATTTTGAGAGGGAACGTGTAATAGAGGACGCTTATCTCTATGATTTCCACCTTTGCAAAAATGACTTTACAGGCTTCCCGATCAATCATTGGAAGCGTCTGTTGACGGACACCCTGCGGGATGAATACAACGAGCTCTTATTCTATGGTGATTATCAAGGGGAGGCCGGATTGCGAGAGGAACTGGCGGCCTATCTTTATCGTATTCGCGGTGTAGTCTGTCGTAAGGAGCAGATCGTGATCGGCGCGGAGCAGCATCTGCTTCTTCATTATCTAGCAATCCTGCTTAAGGATATCTCCCCAGTGATGGCTATGGAGGATCCTTGTTATCCGCTGCTTCCCTATACCTTTCAAGCTGAGGGCTATGAGATCTCCTATGTTACGGAAGCGGATCAGGGCATCGACATATCTCGCTTGTTGCAGACGTCAGCCCGTATTGTTGCCGTCTCTCCGTCACATCAGTACCCTGGTGGAAGAGTGATGCCGATTAACGAAAGAATGGAACTGCTGAGGTGGGCTGAGGCACATGGAGGATACATCATTGAGGACGACTACGGGGGAGAGCTTCGTTATTTAGGCCAGCCAGTGCCTGCACTGCAAGGTCTTGCTCCAGGAGCGAACGTGGTTTATATCGGAGGTTTCTCGCAAATTCTCGCACCTGATATTTGTACACATTATATGGTGCTTCCAGATTCATTACTGGATGCTTATCATCATCTGCGCAGGAGATTATGGTTCGAACAATCCTCTTCCCGAATTTATCAACGCACACTTGAGAAATTTATGGAGCAGGGGTATTTCGAGAAGCATGTTCGTAGAATGAGAAATCTCTATCGCAAAAAAAGCCATCAGTTAGCCGAAGCACTGCAGACTCACTTCCAGGGATACGGTGAGGTCATTAGCCCCCATGCCGGATTCCACCTGATCCTATCGATTCAGGCTTCAGCCTCTGAGCAAGAATTGGTTGAATTAGCACGTTCTCATGGTATCGTGGTTGCTTCGGCGACAGCATTTTATGGGGACAAATCGGTCTATTATCCAAAGAGGAGATTTCTGATTGGCTTCGGTGGTGTTGTATGGGAGAGGATTGATGAGGGAGTAGCTCTGCTGCGGCAGATATGGGAGCCCTACTTCCTCGTGGAGGGCAAACCTTTTATTTGA
- a CDS encoding GNAT family N-acetyltransferase produces the protein MENVRFLEGKEVYLRPIEAADTDWYFSTLYDPETRRLTGTQMHHTREQIASYIEAKSQDRSSVLLIIATRSDDTPIGDIAIQDIDTMNRNANIRIALTNGSQNRGYGTEALRLMLDYGFGVLNLHRIELNVFSYNHRATRVYEKVGFKQEGIQREALFYNHQYHDSILMSILEDEYRALSGNSNLRK, from the coding sequence ATGGAAAATGTACGATTTCTCGAAGGAAAAGAGGTATACCTACGTCCGATTGAAGCAGCCGATACGGACTGGTATTTTAGCACGTTGTACGATCCCGAGACTAGAAGACTCACCGGAACACAAATGCACCATACCCGGGAGCAAATTGCCAGCTACATTGAAGCCAAGTCACAGGACAGATCTTCTGTGCTGCTGATCATTGCTACCCGCAGTGACGATACCCCTATCGGAGACATTGCGATTCAGGATATTGATACGATGAATCGTAATGCGAACATTCGGATTGCGCTCACTAATGGCAGTCAAAACAGAGGATACGGTACGGAGGCTCTTCGACTCATGCTGGATTACGGCTTCGGGGTCCTCAATCTTCACCGGATTGAACTGAATGTATTCTCGTACAATCATCGTGCGACGAGAGTATATGAGAAAGTAGGCTTCAAGCAAGAAGGGATTCAGCGAGAAGCCTTGTTCTACAATCATCAGTATCATGATTCCATTCTGA